A window from Triticum aestivum cultivar Chinese Spring chromosome 6D, IWGSC CS RefSeq v2.1, whole genome shotgun sequence encodes these proteins:
- the LOC123142966 gene encoding receptor-like protein 43, with translation MDGWPAAKSVLLLMAAAATWISFFLVTDASAGAVTCIRRERDALLAFKQGINDTGDELGSWQPGRQDCCRWAGITCSNVTGRVIGLDLSRRFSLVGQISPSLLSLEHLQYLNLQSTSLCGHDGRIPEFLGSLKNLRHLDLSYIYCSDTVPPQLGNLSKLEYLDLSNMEMDLIDISWLAHLPRLMYLDISYMNLSSIADWPLVVNMIPSLKDLRLSYCSLSSTNQSLTHLNLTNLQHLDLSLNYFGHPIASSWFWNVTSIEYLDLSDTSLHGPFPNALGNMTFLRQLNFYHQSFGTGNTATMTVDLKNLCDLEMIWLDGSLSSGNITEFLEKLPRCPSNRLQELKLSSNNMVGMLPNRMAHLTNLSSLDLSYNNITGAIPPWLENCTSLSYLSLSSNSLTGPIPVGIGSCTILDILDLSYNDITGAIPLGIGNFTTLRYLVLSHNLLSGHVPSKIGMLGDLIDLDLSNNNLDGLITREHMVSLKNLRHMDLSHNSFSGPLRIETGAQFLLELSLSSNYFSGHIPGSICQLRNLLVLDLSDNFLEGELPQCSHELNLVFLLLSNNGFSGKFPSSLRNYSSLAFMDLSRNNLYGTLPLWIEELVQLRFLQLSHNLLYGDIPVTISNLQHLHQLSLAGNNISGVIPESLLNLTSMAQKDPENSEDDMSAWYNNNVGKFRGVWQVVMKRQELKYGAGIFDVVGIDLSLNHLIGEIPERITSLDGLLNLNLSWNHLSGKIPAKIGAMKSIESLDLSRNNLYGEIPASLSELTFLSSLDLSYNNLTGRIPPGSQLDTIYTENPSIYTGNIGLCGPPLERNCSGNNSLEHVNQPRRDSVYEAKMFFYFGLGSGYVAGLWVVFCAMLFKKAWRVAYFRLFDKLYDKAYVFVVLTWGRINGKASTS, from the coding sequence ATGGATGGCTGGCCTGCCGCCAAGTCCGTCTTGCTCCTCATGGCAGCAGCGGCAACCTGGATCAGCTTCTTCCTTGTCACCGACGCGTCCGCCGGCGCCGTGACCTGCATACGGCGCGAGCGGGACGCGCTGCTGGCCTTCAAGCAAGGCATCAACGACACCGGCGATGAACTCGGGTCGTGGCAGCCAGGGCGCCAAGATTGCTGCCGATGGGCAGGCATCACCTGCAGCAACGTGACCGGCCGTGTCATCGGGCTTGACCTTAGCCGGAGGTTTTCTTTGGTCGGCCAGATAAGTCCTTCCTTGCTTTCTCTAGAGCATCTCCAGTACCTCAATCTCCAGTCTACATCCCTGTGTGGGCATGATGGCCGTATTCCAGAGTTCTTGGGTTCTTTAAAGAACTTGAGACATCTCGATCTCTCCTACATATATTGCTCCGATACAGTGCCCCCTCAGCTTGGCAACCTTTCAAAGCTGGAATATCTCGACCTCTCCAACATGGAGATGGACTTGATAGACATCTCATGGTTAGCCCATTTACCTAGGTTGATGTATCTTGACATTAGTTATATGAATCTCAGCTCAATAGCTGATTGGCCTCTTGTGGTGAACATGATTCCTTCTTTGAAGGACCTCCGCCTTTCTTACTGCTCACTTTCCAGTACAAACCAATCCCTCACACACCTAAACCTCACAAATCTTCAGCACCTTGATCTCTCGCTTAACTACTTTGGTCATCCAATTGCGTCCAGTTGGTTTTGGAACGTAACAAGCATCGAGTACCTCGACCTTTCTGATACCTCCCTGCATGGTCCATTTCCTAATGCGCTAGGAAACATGACGTTTCTCCGCCAGCTAAACTTTTATCACCAATCTTTTGGAACTGGTAACACAGCCACAATGACAGTAGATTTGAAAAATCTATGTGATTTGGAAATGATATGGCTTGATGGGAGTCTCTCCTCTGGAAATATAACGGAGTTTCTGGAGAAATTGCCACGCTGCCCGTCAAACAGATTGCAAGAATTGAAGCTGAGCAGCAACAATATGGTTGGAATGCTGCCAAACAGAATGGCCCACTTAACAAACTTATCTAGTCTCGACCTGTCCTACAATAACATTACTGGAGCTATACCGCCATGGTTGGAAAATTGCACTAGTTTGTCGTATCTTTCTCTTTCCAGCAATAGTCTTACTGGACCTATACCAGTAGGGATAGGGAGTTGCACTATATTAGACATCCTCGACCTTTCTTACAATGATATTACTGGAGCTATACCGCTAGGCATAGGGAATTTCACTACATTGAGGTACCTTGTTCTTTCTCACAACCTTTTGAGTGGACATGTGCCTTCTAAGATTGGTATGCTTGGTGATTTGATTGACCTTGACCTTAGCAACAATAACCTGGATGGCCTGATCACGAGGGAACACATGGTTTCTCTGAAGAACTTAAGGCACATGGATTTATCACATAATTCTTTCTCAGGACCTCTCCGGATAGAAACTGGAGCCCAATTTTTACTAGAATTGTCTTTGTCCTCCAATTACTTCAGTGGTCATATTCCTGGATCTATATGTCAGTTGCGGAACCTACTTGTCTTGGATCTATCAGACAACTTTTTAGAGGGAGAACTTCCTCAGTGTTCTCACGAGCTTAACTTGGTTTTCCTCCTCTTAAGTAACAACGGCTTTTCTGGCAAGTTCCCATCATCACTTCGAAACTACTCGAGTTTGGCTTTCATGGATCTTTCAAGGAACAATTTGTATGGGACATTGCCGTTGTGGATTGAAGAATTGGTACAGTTGCGCTTTTTGCAACTAAGCCACAACTTGTTGTATGGAGATATTCCGGTGACTATCAgcaatcttcaacatcttcatcaatTGAGTTTAGCGGGAAATAATATATCTGGAGTTATACCTGAGTCTTTGTTAAATTTAACATCAATGGCCCAAAAAGATCCAGAGAACTCCGAGGACGACATGTCTGCATGGTACAACAACAATGTAGGTAAATTTAGAGGAGTTTGGCAAGTTGTGATGAAGCGCCAAGAACTGAAGTATGGTGCTGGAATTTTTGATGTGGTTGGTATTGACCTATCACTCAACCACTTAATTGGAGAGATTCCAGAAAGGATAACTTCTCTTGATGGATTACTGAATTTAAACTTATCATGGAACCACTTGAGTGGGAAAATTCCGGCGAAGATTGGGGCTATGAAATCAATCGAATCACTCGACCTCTCAAGGAACAACCTTTATGGTGAAATCCCGGCAAGCTTGTCTGAATTGACCTTTTTAAGCTCCTTGGACTTGTCATATAACAATCTTACAGGAAGAATTCCCCCAGGAAGTCAACTTGACACTATCTACACTGAGAACCCGTCAATATACACTGGTAACATTGGTTTGTGTGGCCCTCCTCTTGAAAGGAATTGCTCAGGAAACAACTCACTGGAGCATGTGAATCAACCGAGAAGGGACAGTGTTTATGAGGCAAAGATGTTCTTTTACTTTGGACTTGGATCTGGGTATGTGGCTGGCCTTTGGGTTGTGTTTTGTGCCATGTTATTCAAGAAAGCATGGAGAGTTGCCTATTTCCGCCTCTTTGACAAGCTGTATGACAAGGCATATGTGTTTGTGGTTCTTACTTGGGGCAGGATAAATGGCAAGGCAAGTACAAGTTGA